One window of the Branchiostoma lanceolatum isolate klBraLanc5 chromosome 3, klBraLanc5.hap2, whole genome shotgun sequence genome contains the following:
- the LOC136430840 gene encoding protease-associated domain-containing protein 1-like produces the protein MHPITTMVQFINMAAMSRGVCAFLAVVLLLFCLYEPLSVLAHSTSEQLYFEILYPVDINYLFKIRPAKDFGAPFDFRYDHIHLVPTDPAQSCTVLNNGQSLQGAIAMVERGGCSFMSKALMVERYGAVAVVIYDSNQQDNEHWVDMIQDETERDTNIAAAFLLGKDGSMIKRSLQAHRLPAATISIPVNITSIPLSGYKQPPWSFW, from the exons ATGCACCCCATTACTACAATGGTACAGTTCATCAACATGGCAGCCATGTCGAGAGGAGTGTGTGCGTTTCTTGCTGTCGTTTTGTTGCTCTTTTGCCTCTACGAACCCTTAAGTGTCTTGG CCCATTCAACCAGCGAACAGCTGTACTTTGAGATTTTGTACCCTGTTGACATCAACTACCTTTTCAAGATCAGGCCAGCAAAGGACTTTGGAGCGCCATTC GACTTTCGTTATGATCACATCCATTTAGTGCCGACAGATCCTGCCCAGTCTTGCACCGTACTAAACAATGGACAATCTCTGCAGGGAGCCATAGCCATGGTAGAGAGAGG CGGATGCTCATTCATGTCAAAAGCTCTGATGGTGGAGAGGTATGGTGCGGTTGCCGTGGTGATCTATGACAGCAATCAGCAGGACAACGAGCACTGGGTGGACATGATTCAGGACGAGACGGAAAGGGACACCAACATCGCAGCAGCTTTTCTACTGGGGAAGGACGG GTCCATGATCAAGAGGTCCCTACAGGCTCACCGTCTGCCTGCAGCCACCATCAGCATCCCTGTCAACATCACCTCCATCCCACTCAGCGGGTACAAGCAGCCTCCGTGGAGCTTCTGGTGA